One window from the genome of Cinclus cinclus unplaced genomic scaffold, bCinCin1.1 SCAFFOLD_32, whole genome shotgun sequence encodes:
- the LOC134057320 gene encoding olfactory receptor 14J1-like, with the protein LHYGTLLGSRACAHMAAAAWASAFLHALLHTANTFSLPLCQGNALGQFFCEIPQILKLSCSHSYLRELGLIAVGVCLALGCFVFIVFSYVQIFRAVLRIPSEQGRHKAFSTCLPHLAVISLFLSTVIFAYLKPPSISSPSLDLALSVLYSVVPPKPPKAAPDSLIAPSATDSRYNHFWELIFCHLPRPHSPIQRSFTFKTPAVFRALQGPVRPP; encoded by the exons ctgcactacgggaccctcctgggcagcagagcttgtgcccacatggcagcagctgcctgggccagtgcctttctccatgctctgctgcacacagccaatacattttccctgcccctgtgccagggcaatgccctgggccagttcttctgtgaaatcccccagatcctcaaactctcctgctcacactcctacctcagggaacttgggctcatTGCTGTTGGTGTCTGTTTAGCACTTGGCTgctttgtgttcattgttttctcctatgtgcagatcttcagggctgtgctgaggatcccctctgagcagggaaggcacaaagccttttccacctgcctccctcacctggctgtgatctccctgttcctcagcactgtcatttttgcctacctgaagcccccctccatctcctccccatccctggatctggccctgtcagttctgtactcagtggtgcctcca AAGCCCCCAAAAGCGGCTCCGGATTCCCTGATTGCTCCCAGCGCCACAGATTCCCGTTACAACCACTTCTGGGAATTAATCTTCTGTCACCTCCCGCGGCCCCATAGCCCCATACAACGCAGTTTCACGTTTAAAACACCCGCCGTGTTCCGCGCCCTACAGGGCCCCGTTAGACCTCCCTAA
- the LOC134057379 gene encoding olfactory receptor 14I1-like, which produces QLLHFCLFLGISLAALLANGLIISAVACGHHLHTPMFFFLLNLALTDLGSICTTVPKAMHNSLWHTNNISYSACAAQVFFFAFFISAELSLLTIMCYDRYVSICK; this is translated from the coding sequence cagctcctgcacttctgcctcttcctgggcatctccctggctgccctcctggccaacggcctcatcatcagcgccgtagcctgcggccaccacctgcacacccccatgttcttcttcctgctcaacctggccctcactgacctgggctccatctgcaccactgtccccaaagccatgcacaattccctctggcacaccaacaacatctcctactctgcatgtgctgctcaggtgtttttctttgcattcttcatctcagcagagttgtccctcctgaccatcatgtgctacgaccgctacgtgtccatctgcaaa